A stretch of DNA from Thiothrix subterranea:
GAAATTCGCATAGTATTCGTCAATCTCGCGTAGCAATAATTCAATGCGATGCTGCGCCCGTTGCAAGCGCTTCGTGGTGCGCACAATGCCCACGTAATCCCACATAAAGCGGCGGATTTCATCCCAGTTATGCGTAATCACCACGCGCTCATCCGAATCCGTCACGCGGCTTTCATCCCAGTTGGGAATCGGCAAATCGAGCGCAGGTTCTTGCAGACGTTGCATAATGTCTTGCGCCGCCGATTTGCCATACACCAAGCATTCCAACAAGGAATTACTCGCCAGTCGATTTGCACCGTGCAGCCCCGTGTAGGAAGCTTCGCCAATGCAATACAGCGCATCCACATCGGTATGCCCGTTGTGATCAACCATTACCCCGCCGCAGGTGTAATGCGCCGCTGGCACAACGGGGACGGGTTGTTTGCTCATGTCATAGCCAAACTGTTCGCACGTCGCATACACATTCGGAAAATGGCTGAGAATGAAGTCACGCGGTTTGTGGCTAATATCAAGGTAAACGCAATCCAGCCCCAGCCGCTTCATCTCGTGGTCAATCGCCCGTGCCACGATGTCACGCGGCGCAAGTTCCGCACGCGGATCAAAACGCGGCATAAAACGGCTACCGTCCGGCAGCAATAAACGCCCGCCTTCGCCACGCACCGCTTCGGTGATCAAGCTGGATTTGGCTTGTGGGTGATACAAGCATGTGGGGTGAAATTGCATGAACTCCATATTGGCAACGCGGCAACCGGCACGCCATGCCATCGCAATGCCATCACCACTCGCGCCGTCGGGGTTGCTGGTGTAGAGGTAAACTTTGCTTGCGCCGCCGGTGGCTAACACGGTGAAACGCGCTTGCAAGGTTTGAATGCGCTTGGCTTTGCGATTGAGGACATACGCGCCAATACAGCGATTGCTACGATGCCCTAATTTGCGGGAAGTGATTAAATCAACCGCAATGTGATGCTCTAATAAAGTAATATTGTTGCGCTGGCGGACTTGCCCCACGAGGGTGTGTTCGATCGCAGCGCCACTGGCATCGGCGGCGTGGGCAATGCGGCGGTGGCTATGCCCGCCTTCGCGAGTCAGGTGCAAACGGTTTTCATCATTTTCTTCGCGAGTGAATGGTACGCCCGCTTCTAGCAGCCATTTGATCGAGCTTGCGCCATTTTCCACGGTAAAACGCACAGCAGATTCATCGCATAAGCCTGCACCTGCGTTGAGGGTGTCTTCAATGTGCGAATCGACGCTATCCGTGGCATCCAAAACCGCTGAAATGCCGCCTTGGGCGTAGACGGTGCTACCTTCGGTGAGCACGTCTTTGCTCAATACCGCGATCTTGCAGTCGTCGGGTAGGCTGAGTGCTAGGGTCAGACCAGCCGCACCACTACCGATGATTAAAACATCATACATATTTATCTCGCTTATTCCTGTGCGGAATTGATCAGGTTTAACTATTCTAATCTTGCTGTGTGGGATGTAGCATATAGTCTTAGTGAGATAATAACCAAGGAGTAAGGCCCTGATGGGCATGAGCCTAACCGATCTCGAACTGGTACAACGCGTCCAGTCGGGGGATAAAAGATCATTTGACGTGTTGGTGTTGAAATATCAGCACAAGGTTATCAGCCTTGTGTTGCGCTATGTTCATGACCACGATACCGCTCAGGATGTCGCGCAAGAAGCTTTCATTAAAGCCTATAAAGGGCTGAAAAATTTTCGGGGTGAGAGCGCTTTTTATACATGGTTGTACCGCATTGCGATCAATAGTGCCAAAAATTATTTGGTCTCCCAAAACCGCCGTTTGCCGGATAACGATATTGATGCACATGAAGCGGAACAATTTGAGGGTGACTCGGCTCTAAAGGAATATGCTACTCCCGAACGCGAGTTGCTGACCGCAGAGATTCAGGCCACCGTGTCAAAAGCCATTGATGATTTGCCGGAAGATTTGCGTACTGCGATCATGCTGCGGGAGCTGGAAGGCATGAGCTACGAAGAAATTGCAGAGACAATGGACTGTCCAATAGGTACTGTACGCTCACGGATTTTCCGGGCGCGTGAGTCGATTGATAAAGTATTGAGACCCTTACTTGGCTAAAACCCCCGAGAGTAGTGTCTCAGGTGCAGGTGAAATTATGAATACCAGTAAAGAAGAATTCTTGTCGGCGTTTATTGACGACGAGAGCGGTGAATTTGAGCGGCGTCGTTTGCTTGATGAGCTGAAAAAAGACGACGCATTAGGGCAAACCTTGTCACGCTACGCCTTCATCGGCGAGACCATGCGTGCCAGCAAAGGGCAACCGATGGGGCAGGGTTTGTTATCCCGCATTCAAGAGGAATTGGCGGATGAGCCAGCCTATGCGCCGGATAACGTGGTCGCCATGCCAGCGCGTGCTAATACCACAGCAGCGCCTAGCCGTGTGCAAGCGTATCGTTGGTTTGGCATGGGAATGGCGGCAACCGTGGCAGCCGTTGCCGTGGGTGGCTTGCTGTTTTTCAACCAGCCAACGGCACCGGATGCACAAATGGCAGCAGCATTGCCTGCTACTGTTCCGGTGAATGCGGCAGCTCCAGCACCGACAATGGTGGCAGATGCGGATACGCGCATTCAGCAAGTCGGGCGGGTTGACCCACAAACCCGTGACATTTTGAAACAGTACGTGGCGCAGCATGTGAAATATGCTTCAACCACGGTGATTGCACCATCTATTCGGGCGGCTTCTTATGCTAACGATTAAGTACACGGTTTCCATCGCAGTGTTGGCGGGGGTATTGGCGTGGTCGACCCCTAGCATGGCAAACGAGGCAGGTGATTTGCTGGCAAAAATGCGCAGTGCGGTGCATACACTGGATTACTCCGGCACGCTGGTGTATTCACAAGGCAATGAGCTTTCCAATTACCAGATTAGCCATACGCTGGAAAATGGCACAGAAAAGGAAAGTGTGGTGCGTTTAGCTCAGGGTGCAAGTGCCAGCGATGCGGAAAGCTTTTCTCTGGCAAAGCTCCAGCAGGTTCAGCCGCAGATGGAAGCCGTTTATGCCTTGGATTTGGGCGGGCAGGAATTTGTCGCCAACCGCAATTGCCAAGTTGTGGTGGCGCGTCCGCGTGACAAAATGCGTTACTTGCAGCGTTATTGCATCGAGCCAGACACCGGTATGCTGCTGAAATATTCCTTGGTGGATCGTTCGCACAATACGGTTGAGCAATTGATGTTTACTGCCTTGGAGATTGCAGTGCCTGCGCAGGCAGCGCTCCAGCCAGCCCCACCAGTGGCGAATTCGACACCATCCGCCGCGATACCACCCGCGACGGATTGGGTGTTTGCCTCCTTACCCGCAGGCTTCCAGCAAGTACAGGATTTGCGGCAGGAAGGCGTGAATGGGCAGCCACCGATCCGCCAACTTATTTTGTCGGATGGCATGACCTCCGTGTCGGTTTTCATCGCGCCACCGGGCGCACCTAGCATGTTGGATAGTATTGGCATCTCCTCCGGTGCGATGAATATTTACGCAACTGAAGTGGCGCAACATCAAGTCACGTTGGTGGGTGAAGTTCCGGCGCTGACCCTGCAACGCATCAGTGAAAACCTGCAATATGCCCGTTGAACCCAAAGTTAGCATGATTAAGTTTGCGTCAAGTTCTGCTGCTTATAATGGCGAAAAAGCATTAGAAAAGAGGGCGCAGCGTATGATTGAGCAAACAGCGGTAGTGGTCAGTGTCGATTCTGGTCATGCATGGATTCTTCCCCAGCAAAAATCCGGGGGATGCAGTGGTTGTGCAACTAAAACCACCTGTTCCACATCTTCTCCCTTTGATTTCTTGAATAAAGAAGCGCAGAAAATGCGGGTGTTAAACCCGTCCTATGCACGACCGGGCGATACAGTGGTGGTGGGGGTGCAAGGTGATGCACTGGTGGCTTATTCCTTGTTGACGTATATGCTGCCGTTGATTAGTTTAATTCTGATGGCATTGTTGGGGCGTGAATTATTGGCATTCATTGGAATTACCAGCGAATGGGCGACAATTTTCAGTGGAATGGCAGGTTTGTTTGGTGGGTTACGGCTTGCCAATCTGGTGGCGGCGCGTTCGTTCCAGTCCAATGATTTCCAGCCAGTGATTTTGCGCGTCGTCGGGCAGCCGCTGTTTACCGGTATTACGCCGCTTGCGTAAGCCTGATTGTTTGGGGAGTGTCATTCCATGCTGATGCCGTGGTTGCGAGTCGTGTTACTCGTTTGTGTTATGTCGTCAGCAGGAATGGCAGTCGCCGGTGAGTTGCCACAATTCACTGAAATGGTGAAGCAAAATAGCCCCGCCGTCGTGAATATCAGTACCAAACAAAGCATTTCCCCGCAGAAAATATTGCCGGATGAATTGCGTTCGCCGGAAACGGACGAGTTGTTTGACGAGCTAATGAAGCGCTTTTTCGAGCGTGACGGCAGTGGCGGGCAGCCGTTTGATTTTGACAGTGATTCGCGTGGTTCGGGGTTTATTTACTCGCAAGACGGTTACATTGTTACCAACCATCACGTTGTGAAAGACGCAAATGCGATTACGATTAAGCTCAGTGACGGGCGTGAATTAGCTGCGCAATTGGTGGGCAGTGATGCGCGTACTGATATTGCCTTGCTGAAAGTGGCGGCGACCGGTTTGCCGGTGTTGCGCATGGGGAAATCCGAAACGCTGGAAGTCGGTGAATGGGTGTTGGCGATTGGCTCGCCGTTTGGTTTCGACCACAGTGCCACGGCGGGGATTGTGAGCGCGAAAGGGCGGAGTTTACCTGACGATAATTACGTGCCGTTTATTCAAACCGATGTGGCGATTAACCCTGGCAACTCTGGTGGCCCGTTATTCAATCTGGCGGGCGAAGTCGTGGGCATTAACTCGCAGATTTACAGCCGTTCCGGTGGTTTTATGGGGGTTTCCTTTGCGATTCCGATGGATATTGCCCACGGCGTCATTGAGCAGTTGAAGAACAAAGGCGTGGTGTCGCGTGGTTGGATCGGTGTTTACGTGCAAGACATCAGCGCCGATTTAGCAGAATCCTTCAATATGGCGAAACCCGAAGGCGCGTTGGTGGCACAGGTGGTGCTGACCGGGCCTGCCGCACGGGTGTTGAATCAAGGCGATGTCATCCTCTCGTTTGCGGGCAAACCGATTGCGAATGCCGCCGCCTTGCCACCGGTTGTGGGGAGTATCCCGATTGGTGAAGCCGTTGCAGTAGAGGTTTTGCGCGAAGGCAAGCGTGAAACGTTAACCCTGACCGTGCGCGAACAAGTGCCACAAACCCCAAAATCGGTTGAAACTGCGCTGGAACAACAACCCGCTCCCATGATCGGCACACTGGGAATGCAGGTGGTTAATACCGAAGCGGGCGTTATGGTTGAAGCGGTCATGGGTGAACCCGCCCGCAGCACCGGTATTGCTAAAGGCGATATTATTGCGCAACTCGATGGCAAACCGCTGACTTCCGCTGCTGAATTCAAAACCATTGCCGCTGCGCTGGAAGCTGGTAAAACGGTCGCTGTGCTGGTACAACGTGACAATTCGGCACGTTTTCTGGCAATGAAGATCGAGGCAAATGCAAGAGAGTGAAGCAAAAACCCATCTGACCGTGTATTATCGCGTGGGCTGTCACCTTTGTGAGGAGATGACAGCCCTTTTGCATGAATTTCAGGATGAATTGAAATTCACCTTCGGGCTGGTAGACATCGACGCGAATGCAGAATTAACCGTGCGTTTTAATGCGGATGTCCCAGTAGTGGCGTGGGGAGAGCGGATTTTATTCCGGCATTTCTTCGATGAAGCGATTTTGAGGCAAGCATTACAGCATGGGTGAGGCGAACAAAAATATCCGCAACTTTTCGATCATTGCGCATATTGACCACGGTAAATCGACATTATCTGACCGTTTTATCCAATATTGCGGCGGTTTGGAACAGCGGGAAATGGAAGCGCAAGTACTGGATTCGATGGATCTGGAGCGTGAGCGCGGCATTACCATCAAGGCGCAAAGTGTTTCGTTAGATTACAAAGCGCGTAATGGCGAAACCTATCATTTAAATTTCATCGACACACCGGGGCATGTGGATTTTTCCTATGAAGTCTCACGCTCGTTGGCGGCGTGTGATGGCGCATTGCTGGTAGTCGATGCTTCACAAGGCGTGGAAGCGCAAAGCGTTGCCAATTGCTACACCGCGATTGATCTCAATCTGGAAGTTGTCCCCGTCCTCAATAAAATTGACTTGCCTGCGGCTGACCCGGATCGCGTGTGTCAGGAAATTGAAGACATTATCGGCATTGATGCCTCCGAAGCGATTCACGTCAGTGCCAAAAGCGGTATTGGGATTGAAGACTTGCTCGAACAGTTGGTGCAACGCATTCCGCCACCCCTGGGCGACCCCGATGCGCCGCTAAAAGCGTTAATCATTGACTCGTGGTTTGATAACTACCTCGGTGTGGTGGTGTTGGTGCGGGTGATTGATGGTGAAATGCGCAAGAAAATGAAAATCCGTTTCATGTCCAGCGGGCGCGATTTCCAAGTCGAACGTGTCGGCGTGTACACCCCGAAAATGAAAGATTTGGACGTCTTGCGAGCGGGTGAAGTGGGTTTCATGATTTCCGGCATTAAGGAAATCGCGGTGGCAAAAGTGGGCGATACGCTTACCGATGCGCAACGCCCTGCTACCGTCCCGTTGCAAGGCTTTAAGGAAATTCAGCCGCGCGTTTTTGCCGGTTTGTTCCCGATTGAATCGGATCAGTACGAAAACTTGCGTGATGCGCTTTCCAAGCTGAAATTGAACGATTCCGCCCTGTTTTATGAGCCAGAAACTTCGCAAGCCTTGGGTTTTGGTTTCCGCTGCGGCTTCTTGGGCATGTTGCACATGGAAATTGTGCAAGAGCGTTTGGAGCGGGAATACAATCTCGATTTGATTTCCACCGCGCCCA
This window harbors:
- the rpoE gene encoding RNA polymerase sigma factor RpoE, which gives rise to MGMSLTDLELVQRVQSGDKRSFDVLVLKYQHKVISLVLRYVHDHDTAQDVAQEAFIKAYKGLKNFRGESAFYTWLYRIAINSAKNYLVSQNRRLPDNDIDAHEAEQFEGDSALKEYATPERELLTAEIQATVSKAIDDLPEDLRTAIMLRELEGMSYEEIAETMDCPIGTVRSRIFRARESIDKVLRPLLG
- the lepA gene encoding translation elongation factor 4: MGEANKNIRNFSIIAHIDHGKSTLSDRFIQYCGGLEQREMEAQVLDSMDLERERGITIKAQSVSLDYKARNGETYHLNFIDTPGHVDFSYEVSRSLAACDGALLVVDASQGVEAQSVANCYTAIDLNLEVVPVLNKIDLPAADPDRVCQEIEDIIGIDASEAIHVSAKSGIGIEDLLEQLVQRIPPPLGDPDAPLKALIIDSWFDNYLGVVVLVRVIDGEMRKKMKIRFMSSGRDFQVERVGVYTPKMKDLDVLRAGEVGFMISGIKEIAVAKVGDTLTDAQRPATVPLQGFKEIQPRVFAGLFPIESDQYENLRDALSKLKLNDSALFYEPETSQALGFGFRCGFLGMLHMEIVQERLEREYNLDLISTAPTVIYEVVLTNGETHFMHSPSELPPVNKLAEIREPIIIGTILVPQEYVGNVITLCMEKRGVQKNMQYMGSQVSLTFELPLAEVVMDFFDRLKSCSRGYASFDYAMDHFETAPMVRVDVLVNGERVDALALMIHRDFAQSRGRMLVEKMKDLIPRQMYEVAIQAAIGSNIIARSTVKAMRKDVTAKCYGGDVSRKRKLLEKQKEGKKRMKQVGSVEIPQEAFLAVLRVSDK
- a CDS encoding MucB/RseB C-terminal domain-containing protein, which produces MLTIKYTVSIAVLAGVLAWSTPSMANEAGDLLAKMRSAVHTLDYSGTLVYSQGNELSNYQISHTLENGTEKESVVRLAQGASASDAESFSLAKLQQVQPQMEAVYALDLGGQEFVANRNCQVVVARPRDKMRYLQRYCIEPDTGMLLKYSLVDRSHNTVEQLMFTALEIAVPAQAALQPAPPVANSTPSAAIPPATDWVFASLPAGFQQVQDLRQEGVNGQPPIRQLILSDGMTSVSVFIAPPGAPSMLDSIGISSGAMNIYATEVAQHQVTLVGEVPALTLQRISENLQYAR
- a CDS encoding SoxR reducing system RseC family protein, yielding MIEQTAVVVSVDSGHAWILPQQKSGGCSGCATKTTCSTSSPFDFLNKEAQKMRVLNPSYARPGDTVVVGVQGDALVAYSLLTYMLPLISLILMALLGRELLAFIGITSEWATIFSGMAGLFGGLRLANLVAARSFQSNDFQPVILRVVGQPLFTGITPLA
- a CDS encoding Do family serine endopeptidase, with product MLMPWLRVVLLVCVMSSAGMAVAGELPQFTEMVKQNSPAVVNISTKQSISPQKILPDELRSPETDELFDELMKRFFERDGSGGQPFDFDSDSRGSGFIYSQDGYIVTNHHVVKDANAITIKLSDGRELAAQLVGSDARTDIALLKVAATGLPVLRMGKSETLEVGEWVLAIGSPFGFDHSATAGIVSAKGRSLPDDNYVPFIQTDVAINPGNSGGPLFNLAGEVVGINSQIYSRSGGFMGVSFAIPMDIAHGVIEQLKNKGVVSRGWIGVYVQDISADLAESFNMAKPEGALVAQVVLTGPAARVLNQGDVILSFAGKPIANAAALPPVVGSIPIGEAVAVEVLREGKRETLTLTVREQVPQTPKSVETALEQQPAPMIGTLGMQVVNTEAGVMVEAVMGEPARSTGIAKGDIIAQLDGKPLTSAAEFKTIAAALEAGKTVAVLVQRDNSARFLAMKIEANARE
- a CDS encoding sigma-E factor negative regulatory protein; translated protein: MNTSKEEFLSAFIDDESGEFERRRLLDELKKDDALGQTLSRYAFIGETMRASKGQPMGQGLLSRIQEELADEPAYAPDNVVAMPARANTTAAPSRVQAYRWFGMGMAATVAAVAVGGLLFFNQPTAPDAQMAAALPATVPVNAAAPAPTMVADADTRIQQVGRVDPQTRDILKQYVAQHVKYASTTVIAPSIRAASYAND
- a CDS encoding glutaredoxin family protein; translation: MTALLHEFQDELKFTFGLVDIDANAELTVRFNADVPVVAWGERILFRHFFDEAILRQALQHG
- the nadB gene encoding L-aspartate oxidase is translated as MYDVLIIGSGAAGLTLALSLPDDCKIAVLSKDVLTEGSTVYAQGGISAVLDATDSVDSHIEDTLNAGAGLCDESAVRFTVENGASSIKWLLEAGVPFTREENDENRLHLTREGGHSHRRIAHAADASGAAIEHTLVGQVRQRNNITLLEHHIAVDLITSRKLGHRSNRCIGAYVLNRKAKRIQTLQARFTVLATGGASKVYLYTSNPDGASGDGIAMAWRAGCRVANMEFMQFHPTCLYHPQAKSSLITEAVRGEGGRLLLPDGSRFMPRFDPRAELAPRDIVARAIDHEMKRLGLDCVYLDISHKPRDFILSHFPNVYATCEQFGYDMSKQPVPVVPAAHYTCGGVMVDHNGHTDVDALYCIGEASYTGLHGANRLASNSLLECLVYGKSAAQDIMQRLQEPALDLPIPNWDESRVTDSDERVVITHNWDEIRRFMWDYVGIVRTTKRLQRAQHRIELLLREIDEYYANFRVTSDLIELRNLALVAWLIIRSAMNRPESRGLHYTLDYPKTNVKLEGIPTILDPMTTYHAH